Genomic segment of Terriglobales bacterium:
CTGAATGTCTTCCGTGGCTTCCTTTTCGGCCACGTCGAGCACGTCGTCGACGGTGATGATGCCGAGCAGGACGCCATCCGATCCGACCACGGGAAGAACGTTCAAATCGTAATGTTCGACGGTCCGCACGGCGACTTCGCGGTCGTCGAATGCAGAAACCGACTGAATACCAGATTCCATTAATGTGGTGACCGGCGTGTCCGGATGCGTGAAGATCAGCTTCCGCAAGTAGATTCTGCCGACTAGCTTCCCTTGGCGATCAGTAACGTAGACCTGGTCGAAGATCTCAGAGTCGCGGCCATACTGGCGGATGTGGCGTGTCGCCTGCGACGCGGTCCACTCCGGACGCACCGAGACGTAGTCGGGCGTCATCAATCGGCCGACGCTCTGCTCGGGGTAGCCGAGCAGGTTTCTGGCCTCGGCGAGATCTTCGGGACTGAGCAGGTTCAGGAGCCGGCGCGTGGCCTGGCTCGGCAGTTCGGACAAAAGCTCCGTGCGGTCATCGGGTGAAAGATTTGCCAGTAGCTGGCGGGCTTCTTCGTCGGTGAGATTCTTGAGGAATTCATCGCGAGTGCCGGACTCCATATACGCGACTGTGTCGGCCGCAAGTTCACGGGGAAGGATGCGGAAGAGCAGTACGCGATGGGATTTCTCGAGTTCCGGCAGGATATCCGCCAACTCCGGAGCAGGGAGCTTGGACGCAGTGGCACGCACGGCCTGCCAATTGCGGTCGGTGATCAGGCGTGCGAGTTCCTGTGCGACGGTTTCTGTTTCCATGCCGCTCCCCCTTCCACTTATAACATTGGCACTCCTCGCGCGGCGTTGAAACTTCCGAGGCGTCCGCTGTCCTCTGCTAGCATGACTAAGTGGCTTCCGAACGCAAAGG
This window contains:
- the mgtE gene encoding magnesium transporter, giving the protein METETVAQELARLITDRNWQAVRATASKLPAPELADILPELEKSHRVLLFRILPRELAADTVAYMESGTRDEFLKNLTDEEARQLLANLSPDDRTELLSELPSQATRRLLNLLSPEDLAEARNLLGYPEQSVGRLMTPDYVSVRPEWTASQATRHIRQYGRDSEIFDQVYVTDRQGKLVGRIYLRKLIFTHPDTPVTTLMESGIQSVSAFDDREVAVRTVEHYDLNVLPVVGSDGVLLGIITVDDVLDVAEKEATEDIQKMGGLEALSGPYLQVSFPSMVRKRGGWLALLFLGEMLTATAMSYYEHEIASAVVLALFIPLIISSGGNSGSQAASLIIRSLALEEVRPRDWFRVFHREVLTGVALGTVLGSIGFVRVVLWQHLGITNYGEHYLLVGFTIWASLIGVVLFGSLAGSMLPFVMRSFGFDPAASSAPFVATLVDVTGLVIYFSIAHFILRGALL